In the Silvanigrella aquatica genome, TTAACTAATGATCATTATTATGTTTTAAAAGTTTTGGTACTTAGGGAGTACATATGCAACAGAGCCAATTAACCCCCCTCACACACTTAAGCGATGAGGAATCACTATTTTTTAAATCTGTTTCTGAGTTTGGTAAAAAAGAAATTTCTCCCTTAATTATGGAGATGGATGAGTCCGAAACACTGAACCCCACTCTCATCAAAAAAATATTTGAAATGGGATTAATGGCTATTGAAATTCCAGAAATGTATGGAGGCTCGGGAGGTTCTTTTTTTCAAGCCATTCTTGCCATTCAGGCCCTTGCTCAAATTGATCCCAGTGTGAGCGTTTTTGTGGATGTGCAAAATACTTTAGTAGCCAATGCTTTGCTAAAATGGGCAAGTGAAAGTGTAAAACAAAAATACTTCCCACAATTCGCAAAAAATAAAGTGGGAAGTTATTGTTTAACAGAGTCAAGCAGTGGTTCCGATGCTTTTGCTTTAAAAACAAATGCAGTAGATAAGGGAACACACTTTGAACTAAGTGGTAAAAAAATATTTATTACAAATGCAAAAGAAGCAAGTTTCTTTTTAGTTTTTGCAAATGTAAATCCATCACAAGGTTACAAAGGAATTACTGCTTTTTTAGTTGAAAAAGATTTTCATGGTGTTTCTTTAGGCCGTAAAGAAACAAAATTAGGAATTCGTGCAAGCAGCACCTGCGAAGTTATTTTTGAATCTGTTAAAGTACCAAAAGAAAATATCATAGGTGAATTGGGTAAAGGTTATAAAATTGCCATTGAGACTTTAAATGAAGGGCGCATTGGTATTTCAGCACAAATGCTTGGCTTAGCCGAAGGTGCACTTGCGGCTGCTGTGTCTTATGCAAAACAAAGAGAGCAATTTGGCAAAATAATTTCTTCATTTCAAGGTATTCAATTTCAAATTGCAGAAATGTCAATAAAAATTGAAGCTGCAAAACTTATGGTGTATAATGCCGCACGACTTAAAGATGCGGGAATGAACTTTGTGAAAGAAGCTGCGATGGCTAAAAGCTTTGCTGGTGAAGTCGCAGAATATGTTGCGAGTACAGCATTAGAAATTTTTGGCGGCTATGGCTTTATTAAGGATTTTCCTGCAGAAAAATTTTATCGTGATTCAAAAATAGGCAAAATATACGAAGGAACAACAAACATGCAGTTGCAAACTATTGCAAAGATGATACTAGATTAATCGTGTTGTTCTTAAGCTTTTTGTGGAGAGATTCATTCAATGAAATTAAAAACTGTATTCTTAAATGTAAGCTCAGCTGCTGTTTCTTCTTTAATTGCTGTTCAAGCCTTTGCTCAAGCGGCAACTACGCAAGCTGTTGTAGCCCCACAGCAAGTTCCTGCGGGAGCAGCTACAACAGGGACTACGGCAGGTCCTGCGTGGATTAATTTTGCTCTAATGGGTGGTATTATTCTTTTTATGTGGCTTTTTGTATTCCGCCCTCAATCTAAAAGAGCAAAAGAGCAAAAAGAGTTTTTATCATCTTTAACTCCAGGTATTGAAGTTATTACGGCAGGCGGAATTATTGGTACTATTGTTGAAGTGAAAGAAAATATTGTTTCTATTAATGTAGGTGGTTCCACAATGCGCGTTGTGAAATCTTCGATTTCTGGGAGATTAGACGCTTCTTCCTCCATTCCGGCAACAAAATAATACCGGTTTTGCTTTTTCGTTTGAATGGTTAAAAAACCGCTCGCCCTTAAGGAGCGGGCGGTTTTTTTCTTTCAGCTTTTAAAATTAAAATTGATACCCTCTAGGTGAATTTATGCAAAACAAAATCCCGATGCCGCCTATCTGGTGGATTAAGAGTATTGTTATTTTATGTGCTCTTATTTTTGGTGTTCTTTATACTCTTCCGACTTTTTTTGGCAATCCTTCGGAATGGCAAAGGGACAGCAATGGTGTGCCCCTCAAATGGCATGAACGGATGGCTGAAAATATTCTTCCCTCATCGCGTGTTAATTTAGGTTTGGATCTCAAAGGCGGTCTTTCTTTAACTCTAAATGTTGAAGTTGAAAAAGCAGTTCAGGATTCCATTATCCGCGCCATCACACGTGCAAAAGAAACGGTCGCAGCCGAAAATATTAAAACAGGCGCTTTTAAAGTAAATGATGATTTATCTGCGACAATAGAAATTGATACTCCCTCTCACGCACAAATATTACAAAAAAGAATTAATGAGCAAACTCTATTACTCTTATATGAAAAAGTAATTGGAAATACTCTTTATTTTAAAGCGAATCGCAATTACATTGTCGACTTTGAAAAACAACTCATGCAGCAAGCTATGAACACCATTCGAAATCGAATTGACCAATTTGGTGTTGCTGAGCCAAGTATATTTCAATCAGGAGACACTCGTATTGTTGTGGAATTGCCGGGTATGTCTGATATTCAAAGAGCAAAACAATTGCTCGGTAATACAGCGCAACTCGATTTTAGATTGGCGTTAAATTCTGTATCAAAAGATCAGCTTCCCTCACTCCTTGATGAAGCGCGCAAGGCTTTAAATATTTCTCATGACGATACGCAGGCGTCGACAATTGAGCATTTATCGCAATGGCTCCGGGATAAAAATAAACTTCCCATGAATGCCACCATTATTTTGCAACGCATTTATGGTCAAGAATCTTCTGCGGGTAAAGTGGTTTCGACAATTCCTCATTTGGTTGAAGCCCATGCTAAATTAACTGGTGATTTAATTGAAGATGCGCAAGCATTACAAACAGCAGAAAATTATATTCCGCAATACAGTGTGTCCTTGAAATTTAAACCTCAAGGCGCAAAACTCTTTGGAGAGTTAACCACACTAGCCGCTGATTCTAAAAATCCGCCTCATGAAGTCGCTATTATTCTCGATGGCAATGTGCAAAGTTCACCTTATGTGAAAGCTCCTATTATTGGTGGAAATGCTTCTATTACCATGGGAAGCAGTCTCAACTTGCCCGAACAAATGAAACAAGCGCAAGATTTATCGTTGGTTTTACGTGCAGGAGCTCTTCCCGCTTCCGTAAAAGTTGTTGAAGAAAGACAAATTGGTCCCAGTGAGGGCGCACAAAATATTCATGCTGGAATTATTTCTACCATTGTGGCTGCTATTTTAGTCGTTGTTGTGATGTTGCTTATTTATGGTGCTTCTGGCTTTGTTGCGAATATTGCGATGCTATTTAATGTGCTACTCATATTAGCATTTATGGCTTTATTTGGTGCTACATTAACACTTCCTGGAATCGCGGGAATTGTTTTAACAATGGCTATTGCTGTAGATGGTAACGTAGTTATTAATGAGCGTATTCGTGAAGAAATTCGTTCTGGATTTAATCAAAAGCAAGCTTTTTATAAAGGTTATCATACGAGTTTTCGTACATTAATCGATGCTCATATTACTTCAGCAGTAGCAGGAATTGTTTTGATGATTTATGGAAATCCTGCGGTAAAAGGATTCGCTGTTACGTTGTTGTGTGGTATTGTTTGTACTTTATTTACATCATATTATGTAACAGAAGTTATTGGACAATGGCTAGTTGAACGAACAAAAATTAAAAGGTTTGGATAAAGAGGAAAACGATTATGGCTTTTAAAATTGGAAATATTCAAGTTTTCCCGCATAATTATTATTTTGATTTTATGAAGTGGAGAAAAGTAACAGTTGGAATTTCTGTTGTTTTAGTTCTTCTTTCACTTCTTATTGTTGGTATAAAGAGCCTTAATTATAGTATCGACTTTTTAGGTGGTGCTGAAATTCAGGTGAATGTCCTCAATAAATCTGTAACCCGAGAGCAATTACAGGAAGCGGTAAAAAAAGAAGGTTTTTCACATGCTGAAGTGACTACATACGGTAACTTTGTGGCTCGTAAAGACAATTCTGAAGCCTTCGTTATTCGTATTCAAAGCGAAAAAGGTGAAGATAAAAACGCAACTTCAAGTCGTGCTGGTGTGCTCGTTAATAATTTAAAAACACAATTTGGTGCAGATAAAATACGTATTGAATCTTCAACAAATATTTCAGGTAAAATTGGGCGAGAAGATGAGCTCAAAGGTTACATGGCATTGTTACTTTCCTGTATTGGAATTTTAATTTATATCGCCTTTCGATTTGACGCGCGTTTTGCTCCTGGTGCGGTATTGTGCTTGGTGCACAACGTGATCATTGCGCTTGGATTTATGACACTATTAGATCGTCCTTTTACCACAACGTCCATAGCGGCGTTTCTTACCATTGTAGGTTATTCCATTAATGATACGGTTATTGTCTACGATCGTATTCGTGAAACGCGTTTGTTGCAGCCTAAAATGCCTATGGTTGAAGTTGTCAATCGTAGTATTAGTCAAACTATGAACAGAACTATTTTAACATCGACAACAGGAATTTTAGCTCTCTTAGTGCTGTCCATTATGGGCGGCGGTGCTATTGAAGATTTTGCTATCACCATGCTTGTGGGTGTGATTGTGGGAACCTATTCCTCTATTTATGTAGCAGCTCCTTTAACACTGATGATGGACGGTTACTTTACAAAAATGGGTTGGAAGCAAAAAGACAATAAGGAAAAAGCGAAATTAGAGCGCCCTAAAGACTATGCTCCTCCTATTAATGTAAGGAAAAAAACACCTCAGGAAAAAAGATAAATGGAAACGGAAACCATTTTTCTGGGTAAAGCGAGCACAAATGGTTTTACAAAAAATGAAAATCGTTTGTGCACCACCGATCGTTTTGTTTGGAAATTAAGAGATATTGTTGCAGATAATCCTTCACAAATTGAAGAATATTTAACTCGAAAAAAGATTTTTTTATTAGACAATCAAAAACTTGAAGAAAATAATTCGTTACTTTCTTTGTTACCTGAACCTTGGCTATTAAAAGATGTGCGCAAAGCTGCGGAAAGAATAATTCAAGCTATACGCAATAAAGAAAAAATAGTTATTTTTGGTGATTATGATGTTGATGGTACAACATCTTGTGCTATGTTATCCCAGTTTTTTAATGAAATAAATTATCCTGTAGAAATTTATATACCCGATCGTATTTTAGAGGGGTATGGTCTAAATGTAACAGGACTTAGAAAGTTAGCACAAAATAATGTAAAAGTAGTTGTTACAGTAGATAACGGAATTTCCGCTATTGATGCCTGTGCCGAAGCAATTCAATTGGGAATGGATGTGATTATAACAGATCATCATGATATTCCCCCTGTTCTTCCAAGTGCTTTTGCTATTTTAAATCCCAAACAAACCGATTGCTTGTTTCCTTACCGCATGCTTGCGGGTGTGGGCGTTGCATTTTATCTTATGGTCGCAATGCGCACTCTTTTGCGTGAGCAAGGACAAAATTGCGTTGTTAATTTAAAATCATTTCTCGATTTTGTGGCCATTGGAACCATTGCTGATATGGCACCTTTAACAGGTGTTAATCATATTCTTTGTAAAGTAGGTCTTGAAGTTCTTTTGCAAAATATTCAGCAAAAAAAACGTATTGGTCTTTTTGAATTATTAAAATGCGCTGGGTGGAAAGAAAATTCTAAAGTCGATTCTGTGGATATTGGATTTAAAATAGGACCCCGTTTAAATGCTGCCGGACGGTTAGGAAATGCGCTGCGTAGTGTCGAACTTATGTGTACAAATGATGTTGTTTTGGCACAAGAAATGGCTCTGCATCTGCATCAAGAAAATGCGGAAAGGCAGACTCTTGAAAAAGCGTTTACCCAAGAAGCGATCGATCAAGTGAAGCAAGGTACAGAGCTTCCCGATGCTCTTGTCCTCCATCAAGAAGATTGGCACCCTGGTGTGGTAGGTCTTGTAGCAACGCGTGTGCTCGACAAATTTTATAGGCCTGTTCTTGTTTTTGGAACCATAGATGGAAAGTTAAAGGGAAGCGGGCGTTCGACGCATTCTTTTAATTTATTTGCTGTTTTAAATGAAGTACGTAATGAATTTATTTCATTTGGTGGGCATTATCATGCTGTGGGATTAACACTTCTTCCTGAAAAATTACCTTGGTTAAAAGAGTATTTAGCGCAAAAAGCAAATGAGCTTATTGATTCTCACGATAAAATTCCGCCCCTCTTTATTGATGGCGTTTTGCCATTGAGCCATTTAAATATAAGTTTTTTGAAACGACTAGAAGAGCTTGAACCCTATGGCATTGAGAACCCTCGTGCTCGTTGGTTCGTGGGACCTCTTACTGTTGCGCATGTTAAAAGAATGGGTAAGGATTTTTCCCACGGACATGCTAAGCTGTTGGTTCTGGAGGAGGGATGCGAATTTTGGATCACAGCCTTTGGTCTTGCCGATGTGTTTGAAGAGTTTCTGGCGACAGGGATTGAAGTGCAACTGGTAGTCGAAGCAAAGCTAAGCAGTTGGAACGGACGCCTCACATCTGATATTCGTGTGATCGATTATGCTCCCGTCATCTATACGAGTTGAATCCATATCTTTTTGCCTAATTGCGAGGTATGCAGTACAATTGGTCAGATGATTTCATTATTGTATTAATAATTTAATTTGTGGACAAACTTATGATCCAGTCGCACCGAAATGATTTAGAACCTTGGTATGTTCGGAAAAAAAAATTTCAGAACTCCAATGTGCTAGGGAGTTCTCCAAAAAAGACAGCAAATGAAGAAGTTGGCAAATTAAGTCATGCAAAGCAAACTATAATGCTCATGATTTATATTTTGCTTGCAGTTGTATTTGCAATTATATCAGGCGTTTTTTTTGTGTTGCCCTTTCTTTCTAATATTCCGGGCAGCGAATCGATTATTTTTGTTTCCATTGCTATTATATCCTTATTGCTATCTTTATTCTTTATTTTTTATCAAATAGGTTCCATTTGTTTTTGTTTAGCACCTAAAAATGAAGGAACTAATCAATTTGCATTAGGAATCAAATATCTTCGCGGTCAAATTGAACTGGAAGAACCGCGCAAAGGCATTCCCGCACCTGAAATGGCTTTGTATCAATTTATTCAACAGGTCAGAGCCTATGCTATGGAAAAATCTTTCTTAAAACAAAAGCAAGATCGTCATCAAGATGCTTTATCGAACATCAGCGGCGCCGATCCTCATTCCATATTAAAAAGAAGATGGAATGATGTGATCGATAGTCTCAATGAATTTGAAATTTATTTAGCAAATGATCCTAAAGGTATTATTGAAAAACTTATTGTGAAATCACCTCCTCAGAATATGGATGTTTCACAAATTTTTAGAGATGTTGCTGAAACCTTCGATACCACTTGGCGCCGTAAGGGTATCAATATTGAACATGCTATTGTCACTCCTTTAAAAGCAAATACCAATGAAGCTGTTTTAAGACGTTTGTTAGTGGGTCCTTGGAGAAGCTGCGTCTATTTTGCGCGCAGGGGAAATGGTGTTGTCTTTTCTGCAAAAAGTATTGAAGGCAAAATTATTGCACGTTGGGAATGTGAAGGTATGGCCTTTCCCGAAGAATTTTTTGATATCATTCGTAATATTCAACTTGAAGTGAATGAACGCATTGAAAAAGGCATGGCTCTAATTGCTCTCGATCCCAATAGTCCAAACACTTTATTTGCATTAATCAGCTTTGTAACTTGGGTTGATCTCGCCAATGTTGCAGGTTGTGATTATGATATAAAGCAGGGTTCTGAAGGACTCGTTATAGAATTAAGATTATAAATTTAACTTCTTTTAGGGTGTGTTCTCAAATTTTCACCCAAATGAAAGAGCACCCTAAGTAAATCACAGATGAAAAGTTACTTTTCTTTTTATCGTAACGAGTTGTTATGCTTCTGAATTGTTTTAATCTAGCAAATAAATTCTTAATTAAATGTCTTATTTTATACAAATAACTGTCGAATTCTTCATTTGTTTTATCAAAAGCATTTTTTTTCTTAGGAATCACAGCTTGAATACATTTATCTTTTAATTTCTTTCTTGTTTTTTCTGCATGATAAGCTCTGTCAGCAATTAATACTTCTGCATCGCTTATTTCTAATAGCTGGTTGGCAATCTTACTATCATGAACTTGTCCTTCACTGACAATAAAATCAATTGGATTAGCACATGAATCAGAAATCATATGAATTTTACTTGAATTACCTCCAACAGTCCTTCTAATACATTCTATTTTTTTGTTAGAAGAATTAACAGAATATTGATGAGCTTTAACGATAGTGTGGAATCGTGTATTTTAAATTCTTTTATAATTGCAGGTAGCCTTGACCATATTTGAGCTGTTATCATTGTTCTCAACATGTTCTCTCGTTTTCGTTAGAATTGATAATCCAAATTTTGCGGGAAACATGCCAAAAATCAAGTCTTCTTCAATATTTGAGAACACACCCTAATTAAAATAAAAGTAATATCATCTGTAATTGTGGTGTCTTCATAAAAAGTATACGCTTCATCAATAAGTTTATCAACAATAGTTAATAACTCTGTTTTTGAAAGATTATTTTTTTCAAAGAATTTTTTAAGGTTTTTCTCACCAAAATCTTTTTTCTCTTTATCTGTGTTTGCAGTTAAACCATTTCGGGAAAATATTTTGGAAATCTAATTAAAATTATTTATAGAAAATTGGTAGTCTATAAAAAAATAATTATTAAATATTGACTTTTTTATTTTATTATATAATTTAAAAAAAAACTATGATTTTAAATTTTAATCATAGTTTTTTTTAACTACTTTAATAGGTTATGTAATAATGAAAAAAGTTTAACATTTGCTGTGTCTCTCTTTTCACTTAATGCCTTTGCTAATATTTGTGATTTATCAGATGATTCAATAAAAGCATTCATTTAATGCAATAAATGAAACACTATCTATTGAAAATTCTAATAAAACCTTATCTTCTTTTATTTGCGGAACATTTGGATGTAAAGCAGAGATTAAGGAAAATGAAATGACTGAGGCTGAATTATATGTTAGTGGTCAGTTTAATGAAAGTAAAAAAACAACGAAATTTAATATTGAATTCGTAGATAAGTTGCAAAATGAAAACCAAAAGATCACTTTAATTTGTTTAGAAAACAACTTGTGTAAGGCTTATAACATTTTGGATACAGGAAGTGATTATGCATTTCAAAATGGTGAAATTAAATCAATCCGTCAAAAAAGAGATTTATTCCATATACCACAAAGTGTGTTTAGAGAGCTGTACCGTTCTACACATAGAGAATTAAATCAAATTGCTGCAGGAACAATTAATACTGTTAATAAAGTTGGAACTGCGATTGTTAGGGCAATAACATTCAACTGGTAATAATAGTATTTAATCCACTTAAAATTATATTTTATATAAATATGCGCTTAATTCGTATAAAAAAACTTTACTAAGCGCAAGATTTAATCTAATTTGATAATTATGATTTAGAATGAAGTTGTATTTAAAAAGGAGAGATTAAGTTCTATGAAAAAGTTTTTTATTCTAGCTCTTCTATTTTGGTATCACTCATATGCCCAAAGTGAAAATGTTATTGATAAAAATAAAGAAATAATATTAAACACCTTCAAAGAAGTATTAATCAAAGAGAACTCAAAAATTTCTTTTTCCCAAAATAACTGTTATAATTCTCTTTGCAATGTCAATATTATTGAAAATAATAAAATAATAAAAAATTTAAGCATAAACTCCAAAATAAACAAATTAAATGATAAAATTAAATATCAAATAAATATTTTTAATTATAAAAACACTGAGAATAAAGATTATACAGTAGTATGTAGTAAAAATAATGATTGCAAGTTCTTTAATGGTAAAAAATCCCAAGAAATTGATGAGGCATATGAAATAGATATATTAAATGGAAAAACTACATTTCCATATTTTAATTTATTTGACTATGCAACTTTCTTTAAATTTTAAATTTTAAATTTAAAAATGTGATATTTAAAAAGATGTGAGACAATCCCATTTGTTCTACCTATATTTAATATTTTGAATTTTTTGGTTTCATAATTCCATTACAAAATGCAGTTTTTGTCATGAAATAATTCAGAAATGTCATCATAATCCGAGCTGAATTTATCAAACAAAATATAGGTTAATAGAGGTGTTCTATTTTGAGGGAATAACTCTAAATTAATACAATATTATTCCTTAATCTCTCTTAATTAAAATAAATGTTATGTCATCATTAATAGGATGATCTTCATAAAATGTGTATGCTTCGTCTATTAATTTATCGACAATATTAAGTAATTCTGTGTTTGAAAAATTGTTTTTTTCAAAGAATTTTTTAAGATTTTTCTCGCCAAAATCTTTTTTTTCTTTATCTGTATTTGCTGTTAAACCATTGCTAAATAAACAAATAATTGAATTTTCCTTAAATTCATATTCAACAACTTTAATTTCCTCTTCGCTTTCAGCGCTTGCATTCTCAGCGCTTTTATTACCAAGAAGTTGTCCTTTAGATTTAAATCGAGTAATTTTTGTTTCTTTACCGTCATAATAATTAATTAAATAGGGGAAAGTATGGCCAGCATTAATAAATTTTACGCGATCGAGTTTTTCATTAAAAATTAAAATAGACATACTCAAATTCATTTTGTTATTGGCATCGACCTTTTGTATAAACTCATTAAGATGCTTAAATAAATTTAGAAAATCATATTTGTCTAAGGTTTTTTCATTGGATAAATCTTCAAAATACCTTGAAACAGCGGCTGCAATAATTGTACTGCCGGCTTCATGACCTAGGGCATCTCCAATAAGAACAATTTTAATTTTATCAAATTCATATATACCCCACCAATCTCCCCCATTGTCTTTTGCACTTTGGTAATAGGAAGCTAATTTTACTTTATCGCTATTAAATTTTGGGATGTATTCAACTCGGGGAACTACGTTTCCCAAGGAACGTTGAGAATATTTGGTTTCAATTTCAAGCATTTGGTTGGTATTTTTCAAACCTTGAATGGTTTCTTCATAACCGTTATAAGCTCTTTCAATTTTAAGAGCAATTGGTTTAAAAATTAATAAATAGAGAGTTATTAATAGAAATATATTAATAAACAAAATTATATAAGTAATACCAATTGCTTTTTTAATTTGTAACTTACTTTCAGCTACGTATAATGTAACTGATTTATCGAGGTCAAGAAGTAATTTGTTTATCTTGTAAATATTATATTCTTTTAAGAAGGAATTAAAATCATTTTTACTCACACTATTTTCTGCTGCTAATATGAAATCATTAATTCGTATGTATAAATTTGCCTTTCCAAAATAAAGGCGCTCAATTTCCTGATTGCTTATTTTTGAAATTCCATCTATTTCATTTCCGTAAGCCAAATCTTCATTTGCTTTACGCATAAGTTGAATGCAGTTAACTAAATCGGCTTTCATAATATTGTAACCGTCATTAAATTTTTGTGAACTTAATGACTGAATAAGTAACATTATTCTTTGGCTTAGCATTCTTTGTTTGCCAGAAACATTTATAACGTTACTAAAATGTGCTTCTTCTTGAATAAACTTTTCAATTATTATTTTTGCAGATATTATTGCAATTCCAAGTATTATAAGAGATAAAGAAAAAAGTAAAATTAATTTTTTTTTAATTTTCATTCCTTCTTTTTGCAACTGCATAAAATTCCTTATTTTACTTTAGGCTGGAATTCATTTTCCGATTTTGCAATCATAACTGTGCCAATGGTGTTGCCAATTATATTTGTCACAACCCTTGCATCGGACATAAAGCGGTCAATTCCTAGGAGGAGTGCTAAACCTTCGATGGGAATAATATGACCAGGCATAGCAGCTAAAATTGCAGACAAAGTAACAAAGCCGGCTCCTGTTATTCCTGCAGCGCCCTTAGAAACGATTAAAATTGTAAATAAAAGCACAAAAAATTCTGTAGTTGTAAAAGGAATATTATAAGCTTGTTGGATAAATACAGCACCTGCAGTAACATAGATAGCCGTTCCATCTAAATTAAAGGCATATCCCGTGGGAAGAACAAAGCTAACCACTTTTTTAGAACAGCCAAAAGTTTCTAATTTATTCATGAGTTGAGGAAATACGGATTCGGAGGAGGATGTGCCAAAGGCGATGGACATCTCTTCTTTGATATGTTTCATTAATTTAAAAGCGCTGAATCCATAAATTTTTGCAGCAATAAAAAGAATGATCCAAAAACTAACCATGCTCACGCCTAAAATTAAAATGAAATGTGCCAACATAGTAAGAGCGCCAATTCCTTGAGCACCCACTGTTGCGGCAATAGCTCCAAAGGCGGCAATAGGTGAAATCCGAGAAATAATTGTGATCATTTTAAAGAAGACGTCGTTGGTCATTTGAAAAAAATCGATGATTTTAGAGTTTTCTTTAATTTGTAAAATTGCTATGGAAAATATAACGGCGAGAACAATAACGGCTAATAAATTATCACCCGCTAAGGTTGCAAATACATTTTCAGGAACCATATGCGTAATAAACTCTGTAAAACCCCCCGTGCTTCCTTCTTTAGGTTTGAATTTTGAGACATCGACGCCTTGAAATGTGGATATATTAAAACCGGCACCTGGCTGGAAAAAAAGCATCATGCCAAAGGTAAGGGCGACAGCAACAATGGACATGATTTCAAAATAAACAATTGTTTTAAAGGCAAGTTTTCCTATACTTCCTTGATGTTTGCTATGAGAGCATACTCCTAAAATAATGGAAACAAAGACAATGGGTGATATCACCATTTTAATGAAGCGAATAAAAATGGTTGCTATAATTTTTAATTGCGCCGCAAATTCTGGGAAATAAATGCCCACTAAAATTCCTAAGGTAACGGCGATGAGAACCTGTAGGAAGAGGTGAAACTTTAAAAATTTAAGAATTTGAGACAATTTACTTGGAGATGACATGGTGCCCTCGCTTAAGAGTTATTAACTTTTTTAAATATAATAAAAATAAAATAAGTTGTGAAGCGCTGTGGCAAATATTTGAAATTGGTAAGGAAATCTAGGTCAATTTTGCCTTAGGGAAGCTGAACTTTTAAAGATTTCAGGTTTTTCTTCCATAAGTTCACGGAGAAACCAATTTTCGGCAAGATGGGTTCCTGTGGTAGAACCAATATGTAATTTTCGAGAAAGATAAGATCCAAGTTTTTCACCAATAGCTCGATATGTCGTATATTTACCACCATAAATTGAAATGAGTCCTGGCACTGTTTCGTTAATAACCGTTTCTCTAGAAAGTCCTGATATATTTTTATCAAGTTGTTTTACATAAAAAGGAGAGTTATAAATGTCATCCATCCATTTGCTGTCAATTTGAGTTATTCTATTTGCTTGATTTAAAGGCATGCAACGCACACCGCAAAAAATTTCAGATATATTTTTTTCAGCATCTACAAGATTTAATGTTTCCTTAGCGGTATGCATTAAATAATCTTTGTCACTTTGCGGATATTTTATATGTGATGGTTCAGTAGACAAAATAGACTCTGTCGTTCCATATAGCCACTGTCCAAACCACGGAATAAAAAAGACAACGCGTCCATCCAACTCTTGAATTAATGTAGCAGCGCAATTATTAATCTCAGCGTGCGGAACTGCTTCGGGTTTAAAAATAATATGAGTTCCTAAATTTAAGAGACATGTGATTTTAGGGACTATTCCCCATCTTAATAAATTTTCATTGCACCAAGCACCAGCGGCATTCACAATATATTTTGTAGTAACCGTTTTTTTATTTCCATTGGAATCAATTGTTACTTTAAATCCATTTTCAATTTGTTTGACTTCTGTTACTGTGGTATTTTCTTCGTAGGATGCTCCTAACTTAACAGCTGCTTCTGCGGCAATGCGGGCAATGACATCATCGAGCATTTGAGCATCGTAATAGAGAAAAGCACTTATCATTTCATTTTCAATTTTATTTTGATTTAGATAAGGAGCAAATTTAATGATATCTTCTTTATTTAAGGGAGAAGCGCTTGGCAAACCGCCATCTCCAGATAAAAGATCA is a window encoding:
- a CDS encoding acyl-CoA dehydrogenase family protein — its product is MQQSQLTPLTHLSDEESLFFKSVSEFGKKEISPLIMEMDESETLNPTLIKKIFEMGLMAIEIPEMYGGSGGSFFQAILAIQALAQIDPSVSVFVDVQNTLVANALLKWASESVKQKYFPQFAKNKVGSYCLTESSSGSDAFALKTNAVDKGTHFELSGKKIFITNAKEASFFLVFANVNPSQGYKGITAFLVEKDFHGVSLGRKETKLGIRASSTCEVIFESVKVPKENIIGELGKGYKIAIETLNEGRIGISAQMLGLAEGALAAAVSYAKQREQFGKIISSFQGIQFQIAEMSIKIEAAKLMVYNAARLKDAGMNFVKEAAMAKSFAGEVAEYVASTALEIFGGYGFIKDFPAEKFYRDSKIGKIYEGTTNMQLQTIAKMILD
- the yajC gene encoding preprotein translocase subunit YajC translates to MKLKTVFLNVSSAAVSSLIAVQAFAQAATTQAVVAPQQVPAGAATTGTTAGPAWINFALMGGIILFMWLFVFRPQSKRAKEQKEFLSSLTPGIEVITAGGIIGTIVEVKENIVSINVGGSTMRVVKSSISGRLDASSSIPATK
- the secD gene encoding protein translocase subunit SecD, which translates into the protein MQNKIPMPPIWWIKSIVILCALIFGVLYTLPTFFGNPSEWQRDSNGVPLKWHERMAENILPSSRVNLGLDLKGGLSLTLNVEVEKAVQDSIIRAITRAKETVAAENIKTGAFKVNDDLSATIEIDTPSHAQILQKRINEQTLLLLYEKVIGNTLYFKANRNYIVDFEKQLMQQAMNTIRNRIDQFGVAEPSIFQSGDTRIVVELPGMSDIQRAKQLLGNTAQLDFRLALNSVSKDQLPSLLDEARKALNISHDDTQASTIEHLSQWLRDKNKLPMNATIILQRIYGQESSAGKVVSTIPHLVEAHAKLTGDLIEDAQALQTAENYIPQYSVSLKFKPQGAKLFGELTTLAADSKNPPHEVAIILDGNVQSSPYVKAPIIGGNASITMGSSLNLPEQMKQAQDLSLVLRAGALPASVKVVEERQIGPSEGAQNIHAGIISTIVAAILVVVVMLLIYGASGFVANIAMLFNVLLILAFMALFGATLTLPGIAGIVLTMAIAVDGNVVINERIREEIRSGFNQKQAFYKGYHTSFRTLIDAHITSAVAGIVLMIYGNPAVKGFAVTLLCGIVCTLFTSYYVTEVIGQWLVERTKIKRFG
- the secF gene encoding protein translocase subunit SecF, producing MAFKIGNIQVFPHNYYFDFMKWRKVTVGISVVLVLLSLLIVGIKSLNYSIDFLGGAEIQVNVLNKSVTREQLQEAVKKEGFSHAEVTTYGNFVARKDNSEAFVIRIQSEKGEDKNATSSRAGVLVNNLKTQFGADKIRIESSTNISGKIGREDELKGYMALLLSCIGILIYIAFRFDARFAPGAVLCLVHNVIIALGFMTLLDRPFTTTSIAAFLTIVGYSINDTVIVYDRIRETRLLQPKMPMVEVVNRSISQTMNRTILTSTTGILALLVLSIMGGGAIEDFAITMLVGVIVGTYSSIYVAAPLTLMMDGYFTKMGWKQKDNKEKAKLERPKDYAPPINVRKKTPQEKR